A region of Natribaculum luteum DNA encodes the following proteins:
- a CDS encoding DUF2299 family protein, which produces MPQTIDQAQVTEWIDDELVESVEPVPDEAAHFNLTVEMSGMLVHVIQRRPGGPLLLGQEIEYGEGIRSRIQNMTAADRNELVARVRETLTTIPVVYGFVDERGTNVAFEDLQRIFLEYRIYPDAVSQHELMTGLVAVWKGMRYLDDLVTLIDSIEG; this is translated from the coding sequence ATGCCACAGACGATCGATCAAGCGCAGGTCACGGAGTGGATCGACGACGAACTCGTCGAATCGGTCGAACCCGTCCCCGACGAGGCGGCCCACTTCAATCTCACCGTCGAGATGTCCGGCATGCTCGTCCACGTCATTCAGCGCCGTCCCGGCGGCCCGCTGCTTCTCGGGCAGGAAATCGAGTACGGCGAGGGAATCAGATCGCGCATTCAGAACATGACGGCGGCCGACCGCAACGAACTGGTCGCCCGCGTCCGCGAGACGCTCACGACGATCCCCGTCGTCTACGGGTTCGTCGACGAACGCGGCACCAACGTCGCGTTCGAAGATCTCCAGCGGATCTTCCTCGAGTATCGCATCTACCCGGACGCGGTGTCACAGCACGAACTCATGACGGGACTCGTCGCCGTCTGGAAGGGGATGCGCTACCTCGACGACCTCGTGACGCTCATCGACAGCATCGAGGGATAG
- a CDS encoding NAD(+)/NADH kinase produces the protein MRGRRLSTVEDIIAITSPGEESDVAVDRLRTWTEENGLRLKTVDVGTSIDDVYAGEMETLGITIGGDGTFLEGIKQFAPRNVPLLGINTGTLAFLVRVAVDDLEAALTEVVQGRSTIDNRQQLAVEANGVEATGINDVMVQHVPPDDPVDRKITKLDVFADSQYVGEYDGTGLAVATPTGSTGISLSANGPIHRPTNNSSLEIVPLHTHQIGVRPVIVSEDTTIRVVCSEDADMLVDGGRHHVRLETDDVVTITGAQSTADIVRTSYDDDFFTAVSELLGWGARGSEAKSLPRTVAADDDEPEDMIERAHSLAKEAARSVGDPLRELHGRVEAEEFKTDKADIVTEADYLSENIITTAIENEYPAHNIRSEEHVSVESGSTYTWLIDPLDGTGNYANGNPNYAVSIALLEEDVPVMGVVYAPETDELWTAIEGQGAYKDDNRITTTDRTELDESMLISGYDPDGSFLTHFYNETRGVRRLGAAALHLCYLANGSTDAVWEYDTHPWDVAAGVVIAKEAGATLTDTSGDPFEIYTEKDRQELVGSNGHIHGDIIDRLQHSEQLRNTIDN, from the coding sequence ATGCGAGGGAGACGCCTGTCGACAGTCGAGGACATCATCGCGATCACGAGCCCTGGCGAGGAAAGCGACGTAGCCGTTGACCGACTGCGCACGTGGACGGAGGAGAACGGGTTACGGTTGAAAACCGTCGACGTGGGAACCTCCATCGACGACGTCTATGCCGGGGAGATGGAGACGCTCGGAATCACCATCGGCGGCGATGGCACCTTTCTCGAGGGTATCAAGCAGTTCGCGCCGCGAAACGTCCCGCTTCTCGGGATCAACACGGGGACGCTCGCGTTCCTCGTTCGCGTGGCGGTCGACGACCTCGAGGCGGCCCTGACCGAGGTCGTCCAGGGACGGTCGACGATCGACAACCGCCAGCAGCTGGCAGTCGAAGCCAACGGGGTGGAAGCCACGGGGATCAACGACGTCATGGTCCAGCACGTCCCACCGGACGATCCGGTCGACCGGAAAATCACGAAACTCGACGTATTCGCGGACAGTCAGTACGTCGGCGAGTACGACGGGACGGGACTCGCGGTTGCGACGCCGACCGGATCGACCGGCATCTCGCTGTCCGCGAACGGCCCGATCCACCGCCCGACGAACAATTCGTCGCTCGAGATCGTGCCGCTGCACACCCACCAGATCGGCGTTCGTCCCGTGATCGTCAGCGAGGATACGACGATCCGGGTTGTCTGCAGCGAGGACGCCGACATGCTGGTCGACGGCGGTCGCCACCACGTCCGACTCGAGACCGACGACGTGGTCACGATCACCGGTGCCCAGAGCACCGCCGACATCGTGCGGACGAGTTACGACGACGACTTCTTCACGGCGGTCAGCGAACTCCTCGGGTGGGGCGCTCGCGGCTCAGAGGCGAAGTCGCTCCCGCGGACCGTCGCGGCCGACGACGACGAACCGGAGGACATGATCGAACGGGCACACAGCCTGGCGAAAGAAGCCGCCAGAAGCGTTGGCGATCCGCTCAGGGAACTCCACGGTCGGGTCGAGGCCGAGGAGTTCAAGACCGACAAGGCGGATATCGTCACGGAAGCCGACTATCTGTCGGAGAACATCATCACGACGGCCATCGAGAACGAGTACCCCGCTCACAACATCCGGTCGGAAGAACACGTATCCGTCGAGAGCGGGAGCACGTACACGTGGTTGATCGACCCGCTCGACGGGACCGGAAACTACGCCAACGGGAACCCCAACTACGCGGTCTCGATCGCGCTGCTGGAAGAGGACGTCCCCGTCATGGGCGTCGTCTACGCGCCCGAAACCGACGAACTCTGGACGGCGATCGAGGGCCAGGGTGCCTACAAGGACGACAATCGGATCACGACGACAGACCGGACCGAACTCGACGAAAGCATGCTGATTTCGGGATACGACCCGGACGGTAGCTTTCTCACCCACTTCTACAACGAGACTCGCGGCGTCCGACGGCTCGGTGCCGCAGCGCTTCACCTGTGTTATCTTGCCAACGGCAGCACTGACGCCGTCTGGGAGTACGACACCCACCCCTGGGACGTCGCCGCGGGCGTCGTCATCGCGAAGGAGGCGGGCGCGACGCTCACCGACACGAGCGGCGACCCCTTCGAGATCTACACCGAAAAAGACCGGCAGGAACTCGTCGGCTCGAACGGACACATTCACGGCGATATCATAGATCGACTGCAACACAGCGAACAGCTGCGCAACACGATCGACAACTGA
- a CDS encoding DUF5828 family protein, translating to MKETVSGYEVRGDWEAVVELGERITTALREDGCSSAELAEWDEWRPKRHDRVAEEIREKTVEQAHLSEGPGERADKSPGEDLLKAGDELSSAYERLDDTTEAIDRWRESIQYLTRAADSVSRGVVRSVEDVVYKRLMTKAAPFYFDNELVSASLQRKRGLHGSGEFVFEVAVDERRREAIGDYLEAERDVHPSVETAAERVAIAEGHDRP from the coding sequence ATGAAAGAAACAGTCTCGGGATACGAAGTCCGCGGCGACTGGGAAGCCGTCGTCGAACTCGGCGAACGCATCACCACGGCCCTCCGCGAGGACGGCTGTTCTAGCGCGGAGCTGGCGGAGTGGGACGAGTGGCGGCCGAAGCGACACGACCGGGTGGCAGAGGAAATTCGAGAGAAGACAGTCGAGCAAGCACATCTGAGCGAAGGCCCCGGCGAACGGGCCGACAAGTCCCCCGGGGAGGATCTGCTGAAAGCCGGTGACGAACTCTCGAGTGCCTACGAACGGCTCGACGACACCACCGAAGCCATCGATCGCTGGCGGGAGTCGATCCAGTATCTCACCAGAGCAGCGGACTCGGTGAGTCGCGGTGTCGTTCGGTCGGTCGAAGACGTGGTCTACAAACGGTTGATGACGAAGGCTGCGCCTTTCTACTTCGACAACGAACTCGTTAGTGCGAGCCTACAGCGCAAGCGAGGTCTGCACGGGAGCGGCGAATTCGTCTTCGAAGTTGCCGTCGACGAGCGCAGACGCGAGGCGATCGGCGACTACCTCGAGGCCGAACGCGACGTCCACCCGTCCGTCGAGACGGCGGCCGAGCGCGTCGCGATCGCCGAGGGACACGACCGCCCGTAG
- a CDS encoding Mrp/NBP35 family ATP-binding protein has translation MSRADRTRVDPATVERALADAEVGRELLFESLADLEGYGAISVEDGQLTVPVTLVAPSAAARSHVEREIRGATADLAGVESVRVEWRPQVTATGPGIDLLPDVKNVVAVASGKGGVGKSTVAVNLATTLAAGGADVGLLDADVYGPNAPAMLGLSERTPDATPDDEMVPRTAHGVSVMSMGFIAGEDDPVIWRGPLVDEFIKQLFGDVRWGSLDYLVVDLPPGTGDAQLSLVQHLPVSGAVVVTTPQAVAVDDARRGLRGFARYDVPVLGLVENMSQFECPDCESVHEIFDAGGAARLGDEFDVPVLERLPLDPAVGQLTTSDEESDPPGISIPGFGRLQLPRTRDEREQRGQLAPVGVRADGGETRASFELLATRTAARLETLAANVDRADGERR, from the coding sequence ATGAGCCGGGCGGACCGAACGCGCGTCGATCCCGCGACGGTCGAGCGGGCGCTCGCGGACGCCGAGGTCGGTCGCGAACTGCTGTTCGAGAGCCTCGCCGACCTCGAGGGGTACGGAGCGATCTCCGTCGAGGACGGCCAGTTGACGGTGCCCGTCACGCTGGTGGCCCCGTCGGCGGCCGCCAGGTCCCACGTCGAACGCGAGATACGTGGGGCCACGGCGGACCTCGCGGGCGTCGAGTCGGTTCGCGTCGAGTGGCGACCGCAGGTTACGGCGACCGGACCGGGGATCGACCTCCTCCCGGACGTGAAAAACGTCGTCGCAGTCGCAAGCGGCAAGGGTGGAGTCGGCAAGAGCACCGTCGCGGTGAACCTCGCGACGACACTCGCCGCCGGCGGGGCCGACGTCGGGCTCCTCGACGCGGACGTCTACGGCCCGAACGCGCCCGCGATGCTCGGTCTCTCCGAGCGGACGCCGGACGCGACGCCCGACGACGAGATGGTGCCACGGACCGCACACGGCGTGTCGGTGATGAGCATGGGATTCATCGCCGGCGAAGACGACCCGGTCATCTGGCGTGGGCCCCTGGTCGACGAGTTCATCAAACAGCTGTTCGGCGACGTCCGGTGGGGATCGCTCGACTACCTCGTCGTCGACCTGCCACCCGGAACCGGCGATGCACAGCTGTCGCTGGTCCAGCACCTGCCCGTCTCCGGTGCCGTCGTCGTGACGACACCACAGGCTGTCGCCGTCGACGACGCACGGCGGGGCCTTCGCGGTTTCGCCCGCTACGACGTCCCCGTCCTCGGCCTCGTCGAGAACATGAGCCAGTTCGAGTGTCCGGACTGCGAATCGGTCCACGAGATCTTCGACGCTGGCGGCGCCGCCCGACTCGGCGACGAGTTCGACGTCCCCGTCCTCGAGCGCCTTCCGCTCGATCCCGCCGTCGGGCAGTTGACCACGTCGGACGAGGAGAGCGACCCGCCCGGCATCTCCATTCCCGGCTTCGGTCGCCTCCAGTTGCCACGAACGCGTGACGAACGCGAGCAACGGGGACAGCTCGCACCCGTCGGGGTCAGAGCCGACGGCGGCGAGACGCGCGCGTCGTTCGAACTGCTCGCGACACGAACTGCTGCACGCCTCGAGACCCTCGCCGCGAACGTCGACCGTGCGGACGGGGAGCGACGGTAA
- a CDS encoding helix-turn-helix domain-containing protein, producing the protein MRELVFQIEYDHGADPVMDVFIEQPELRARSLACHASLRGVWRLDWITGPPAAVETLEDVFLDDEHCNDCLRTPGCTASPTYDVVSETAGGKVIYTSRTETDRCSSIPRLAREWLEGGLLFQATRSHDSYEWHVLMQRGDAVGQLTDAIQRSLGMQRRFDLRYLGEVTERERHLLTGPPLPYEQRLALERAVETGYYETPRETTLEELAADLEVPRSTLSYRLRRAEARLVRAFAAPLGDAPSSD; encoded by the coding sequence ATGCGAGAGCTCGTCTTCCAGATCGAGTACGACCACGGCGCGGATCCCGTCATGGACGTCTTCATCGAACAGCCAGAGCTTCGTGCCCGATCGCTCGCCTGTCACGCTTCGCTGCGGGGCGTCTGGCGACTCGACTGGATCACCGGGCCGCCCGCTGCCGTCGAGACGCTCGAGGACGTCTTCCTCGACGACGAGCACTGTAACGACTGTTTGCGGACGCCGGGGTGTACCGCCAGCCCGACGTACGACGTCGTCTCGGAGACGGCGGGCGGGAAAGTCATCTACACCTCCCGAACCGAGACCGACCGGTGCAGTTCGATTCCCAGACTCGCACGCGAATGGCTAGAGGGGGGACTCCTGTTCCAGGCCACCCGATCCCACGACAGCTACGAATGGCACGTCCTCATGCAACGAGGTGACGCCGTCGGCCAGCTCACGGACGCCATCCAGCGATCGCTCGGGATGCAACGCCGCTTCGACCTCAGATACCTCGGCGAAGTGACCGAACGGGAGCGCCACCTGCTAACCGGGCCGCCACTTCCGTACGAGCAGCGACTCGCGCTCGAGCGGGCGGTCGAGACCGGATACTACGAGACGCCCCGCGAGACGACGCTCGAGGAACTGGCCGCAGACCTCGAGGTCCCCCGGTCGACGCTCTCGTATCGCCTCCGGCGAGCCGAGGCACGGCTCGTCCGGGCGTTCGCTGCGCCGCTCGGCGACGCGCCGTCGTCCGACTGA